Proteins from a single region of Pungitius pungitius chromosome 4, fPunPun2.1, whole genome shotgun sequence:
- the bdnf gene encoding brain-derived neurotrophic factor isoform X4 codes for MTILFLTMVISYFSCMRAAPLRDAPGMRGHRTEGYLGAAATATRGHGTPQSGGGPGQRGELPSLTDTFEQVIEELLEVEGADAIQGGGGPSSLVTAETKDVDLYDSRVMISNQVPLEPPLLFLLEEYKNYLDAANMSMRVRRHSDPSRRGELSVCDSISQWVTAVDKKTAIDMSGQTVTVMEKVPVPNGQLKQYFYETKCNPMGYTKEGCRGIDKRHYNSQCRTTQSYVRALTMDSKKKIGWRFIRIDTSCVCTLTIKRGR; via the coding sequence ATGACCATCCTGTTCCTTACTATGGTTATTTCATACTTCAGTTGCATGAGAGCTGCGCCCCTGAGAGACGCCCCGGGCATGCGGGGCCACCGGACGGAAGGCTACTTGGGCGCCGCGGCGACAGCCACGCGGGGCCACGGGACTCCGCAGAGTGGCGGTGGGCCAGGCCAGCGCGGGGAACTGCCCTCACTCACAGACACCTTTGAGCAGGTGAtagaggagctgctggaggtggagggggctgATGCGATCCAGGGAGGTGGGGGCCCGTCTTCTTTGGTCACCGCAGAGACCAAGGATGTCGACCTGTACGACTCGCGGGTGATGATCAGCAACCAAGTGCCTTTGGAGCCGCCGTTGCTCTTTCTTCTGGAGGAATACAAAAACTATCTGGATGCCGCTAACATGTCCATGAGGGTGCGGCGACACTCCGATCCCTCGCGGCGCGGagagctcagtgtgtgtgacagtatTAGCCAGTGGGTGACAGCTGTGGATAAAAAGACGGCAATAGACATGTCTGGGCAGACAGTTACCGTCATGGAAAAGGTCCCTGTCCCCAATGGCCAACTGAAGCAATACTTTTATGAGACCAAATGCAACCCCATGGGGTACACAAAGGAAGGCTGCAGAGGAATAGACAAGAGGCATTATAATTCCCAATGCAGGACAACCCAGTCCTACGTGCGAGCGCTTACCATGGATAGCAAAAAGAAGATTGGCTGGCGGTTTATAAGGATAGACACTTCATGTGTATGCACATTGACCATTAAAAGAGGGAGATAG
- the bdnf gene encoding brain-derived neurotrophic factor isoform X3 — protein sequence MFHQVRRVMTILFLTMVISYFSCMRAAPLRDAPGMRGHRTEGYLGAAATATRGHGTPQSGGGPGQRGELPSLTDTFEQVIEELLEVEGADAIQGGGGPSSLVTAETKDVDLYDSRVMISNQVPLEPPLLFLLEEYKNYLDAANMSMRVRRHSDPSRRGELSVCDSISQWVTAVDKKTAIDMSGQTVTVMEKVPVPNGQLKQYFYETKCNPMGYTKEGCRGIDKRHYNSQCRTTQSYVRALTMDSKKKIGWRFIRIDTSCVCTLTIKRGR from the coding sequence TTCCACCAGGTTAGAAGAGTGATGACCATCCTGTTCCTTACTATGGTTATTTCATACTTCAGTTGCATGAGAGCTGCGCCCCTGAGAGACGCCCCGGGCATGCGGGGCCACCGGACGGAAGGCTACTTGGGCGCCGCGGCGACAGCCACGCGGGGCCACGGGACTCCGCAGAGTGGCGGTGGGCCAGGCCAGCGCGGGGAACTGCCCTCACTCACAGACACCTTTGAGCAGGTGAtagaggagctgctggaggtggagggggctgATGCGATCCAGGGAGGTGGGGGCCCGTCTTCTTTGGTCACCGCAGAGACCAAGGATGTCGACCTGTACGACTCGCGGGTGATGATCAGCAACCAAGTGCCTTTGGAGCCGCCGTTGCTCTTTCTTCTGGAGGAATACAAAAACTATCTGGATGCCGCTAACATGTCCATGAGGGTGCGGCGACACTCCGATCCCTCGCGGCGCGGagagctcagtgtgtgtgacagtatTAGCCAGTGGGTGACAGCTGTGGATAAAAAGACGGCAATAGACATGTCTGGGCAGACAGTTACCGTCATGGAAAAGGTCCCTGTCCCCAATGGCCAACTGAAGCAATACTTTTATGAGACCAAATGCAACCCCATGGGGTACACAAAGGAAGGCTGCAGAGGAATAGACAAGAGGCATTATAATTCCCAATGCAGGACAACCCAGTCCTACGTGCGAGCGCTTACCATGGATAGCAAAAAGAAGATTGGCTGGCGGTTTATAAGGATAGACACTTCATGTGTATGCACATTGACCATTAAAAGAGGGAGATAG
- the bdnf gene encoding brain-derived neurotrophic factor isoform X2, producing MVCFTTGQQKFHQVRRVMTILFLTMVISYFSCMRAAPLRDAPGMRGHRTEGYLGAAATATRGHGTPQSGGGPGQRGELPSLTDTFEQVIEELLEVEGADAIQGGGGPSSLVTAETKDVDLYDSRVMISNQVPLEPPLLFLLEEYKNYLDAANMSMRVRRHSDPSRRGELSVCDSISQWVTAVDKKTAIDMSGQTVTVMEKVPVPNGQLKQYFYETKCNPMGYTKEGCRGIDKRHYNSQCRTTQSYVRALTMDSKKKIGWRFIRIDTSCVCTLTIKRGR from the coding sequence TTCCACCAGGTTAGAAGAGTGATGACCATCCTGTTCCTTACTATGGTTATTTCATACTTCAGTTGCATGAGAGCTGCGCCCCTGAGAGACGCCCCGGGCATGCGGGGCCACCGGACGGAAGGCTACTTGGGCGCCGCGGCGACAGCCACGCGGGGCCACGGGACTCCGCAGAGTGGCGGTGGGCCAGGCCAGCGCGGGGAACTGCCCTCACTCACAGACACCTTTGAGCAGGTGAtagaggagctgctggaggtggagggggctgATGCGATCCAGGGAGGTGGGGGCCCGTCTTCTTTGGTCACCGCAGAGACCAAGGATGTCGACCTGTACGACTCGCGGGTGATGATCAGCAACCAAGTGCCTTTGGAGCCGCCGTTGCTCTTTCTTCTGGAGGAATACAAAAACTATCTGGATGCCGCTAACATGTCCATGAGGGTGCGGCGACACTCCGATCCCTCGCGGCGCGGagagctcagtgtgtgtgacagtatTAGCCAGTGGGTGACAGCTGTGGATAAAAAGACGGCAATAGACATGTCTGGGCAGACAGTTACCGTCATGGAAAAGGTCCCTGTCCCCAATGGCCAACTGAAGCAATACTTTTATGAGACCAAATGCAACCCCATGGGGTACACAAAGGAAGGCTGCAGAGGAATAGACAAGAGGCATTATAATTCCCAATGCAGGACAACCCAGTCCTACGTGCGAGCGCTTACCATGGATAGCAAAAAGAAGATTGGCTGGCGGTTTATAAGGATAGACACTTCATGTGTATGCACATTGACCATTAAAAGAGGGAGATAG